One Helicobacter ganmani genomic region harbors:
- a CDS encoding VirB4 family type IV secretion/conjugal transfer ATPase — protein sequence MSFLKNFFSKNQRQEKPPKDSSKTELFSLINKILKEGDSIFTILQPKIFSMALENNIAQKYNEEIIVTSDKNLCIGFELFGYSYSAITPEEELSLSEARNRFFTSLGDDVAVSIVCKKEKILLDYIKPEIKNPYAKEIIDKWENLREAYQIVYYFIISTKSKAILGELNKFKDKFTKEKEEGNGISTIELDRIQKQTKSINYGLDQKANTLESIKQIVKNTLNEFKPRILSSDELINFFATYANMSKTNLKYSYELLTDCYITSDVEFKKDYIIFHTNRANSVIPRDENNNPLEPTQTSEKIYAKFISVKAYETENISSNISTAVLRENIEYSIFISCEVVPKEKALKHIKDKAIFAVQEAKEMLNALDQDIRSDREKLLETSYSILIHAPNLEELNEKTNHLKGVLENQYLAMIAETLNLAPLFFSFFPSRSNLNARKRSLQSSNLATMINLENDILGFNKNRWGNAPVTIFRHLSGSPYFFNFHATSGKEASGHTMIIGASGTGKTALTQFLMTNLFKYDVNIFAMDKMRGMHNFAKYIGGEYHDLDDEAGFKLNPFSLARTTENSNFLRAWLAMMIGIDEKDTQAINNIQDTLKRLEMVEHPNFKEFHNSLETQNDPSKLDLKMAYQPFLDSIFNHQEDALNFKEQLSILNMDAIIKDKTLAGLMAFYIFHKLSNNAKATNKGFFVFVDELKDYLNNEIMREKLLEAILEVRKINGSVMVATQDIGFFKNIPKGSSFINNMVNFLIYPTKNEQTLEDLRTMANLTGNEISFLNKTNPTERKILLKRGDYSAILDVNLSRLQGHLNVFSSDAGDVKNLKALKRAYGEKEWRELYIRGHRMPDEDY from the coding sequence ATGTCTTTTTTAAAAAATTTTTTTTCAAAAAATCAGCGACAAGAAAAGCCTCCCAAAGATTCCTCAAAAACTGAATTATTTTCCTTGATAAATAAAATTTTAAAAGAGGGCGATAGTATTTTTACGATTCTACAACCCAAAATTTTTTCTATGGCTTTGGAGAATAATATTGCGCAAAAATATAATGAGGAAATCATTGTAACCAGTGATAAAAATTTGTGTATTGGATTTGAATTATTTGGTTATAGTTATTCTGCAATCACTCCTGAAGAAGAACTTTCATTAAGTGAAGCAAGAAATCGCTTTTTTACCTCTTTAGGCGATGATGTAGCCGTAAGTATTGTTTGCAAAAAAGAGAAAATTCTTTTAGACTATATCAAGCCTGAAATTAAAAACCCTTATGCAAAAGAAATCATAGATAAATGGGAAAATCTGCGTGAAGCTTACCAAATTGTTTATTATTTTATAATCTCTACTAAAAGCAAAGCAATTTTGGGAGAATTGAATAAATTTAAAGACAAATTTACTAAAGAAAAGGAAGAGGGGAATGGAATTTCTACCATAGAATTAGACAGAATCCAAAAACAAACAAAGTCAATCAACTATGGCTTAGACCAAAAGGCAAATACACTAGAATCTATAAAGCAAATTGTAAAAAATACGCTTAACGAATTTAAACCAAGAATATTAAGCTCTGATGAGTTGATTAACTTTTTTGCAACCTATGCAAATATGAGCAAAACAAATCTAAAATATAGCTATGAGCTTTTAACAGATTGCTACATTACAAGCGATGTGGAATTTAAAAAGGATTACATTATTTTTCATACAAATAGGGCGAATAGTGTGATTCCAAGAGATGAGAATAACAATCCATTAGAACCTACACAAACAAGTGAAAAAATCTATGCTAAATTCATCAGTGTAAAAGCTTATGAAACTGAAAACATTTCAAGCAATATCAGCACTGCGGTTTTAAGAGAAAATATAGAGTATAGCATTTTTATTAGTTGTGAGGTTGTGCCAAAAGAAAAGGCTTTAAAGCATATTAAAGATAAGGCAATTTTTGCAGTGCAAGAAGCCAAAGAAATGCTTAATGCGCTAGACCAAGATATACGAAGCGACAGAGAGAAACTCTTAGAAACAAGCTATTCCATTTTGATTCACGCTCCTAATTTAGAAGAGTTAAATGAGAAAACCAATCATCTTAAAGGTGTGCTAGAAAATCAATATTTAGCAATGATTGCTGAAACATTAAATCTTGCCCCTTTATTTTTCTCTTTCTTTCCAAGCAGAAGCAATTTAAATGCAAGAAAAAGAAGTTTGCAAAGCTCTAATCTAGCCACAATGATAAATTTAGAAAATGATATTTTGGGATTCAATAAAAATCGTTGGGGAAATGCGCCTGTTACAATCTTTAGACACTTGAGTGGAAGCCCATATTTTTTTAATTTTCACGCAACAAGTGGTAAGGAAGCAAGTGGGCATACAATGATTATTGGGGCAAGTGGCACAGGTAAAACTGCCCTAACGCAATTCCTAATGACAAATCTCTTTAAATACGATGTGAATATTTTTGCAATGGATAAAATGCGTGGTATGCACAATTTTGCAAAATATATCGGCGGAGAGTATCACGATTTAGACGATGAAGCAGGATTTAAACTTAATCCCTTTTCTTTAGCCAGAACAACTGAAAATTCTAACTTTTTAAGAGCGTGGTTAGCAATGATGATAGGAATTGATGAAAAAGATACTCAAGCTATTAACAATATCCAAGATACTTTAAAAAGATTGGAAATGGTGGAACACCCTAATTTTAAAGAGTTTCATAACTCCCTTGAAACACAAAACGACCCTAGCAAATTGGATTTAAAAATGGCATATCAACCCTTTTTGGATTCCATTTTTAACCACCAAGAAGATGCACTAAACTTTAAAGAACAACTCTCTATTTTAAATATGGACGCAATCATCAAGGATAAGACACTAGCAGGGCTTATGGCATTTTACATTTTTCATAAACTCTCTAACAATGCCAAAGCTACAAATAAAGGGTTCTTTGTGTTTGTAGATGAGTTAAAAGATTATTTGAATAATGAGATTATGCGTGAAAAGCTACTAGAAGCAATTTTGGAGGTTAGAAAAATCAATGGTTCGGTAATGGTAGCGACACAAGACATTGGATTTTTTAAAAACATTCCCAAAGGAAGTTCTTTTATTAATAATATGGTGAATTTTTTAATTTACCCTACCAAAAACGAGCAAACCTTAGAGGATTTACGCACAATGGCAAATCTTACAGGTAATGAAATCTCATTTTTGAATAAGACCAATCCAACAGAGCGCAAGATTCTACTAAAAAGAGGGGATTATTCTGCCATTTTAGATGTGAATCTATCAAGATTGCAGGGACATTTGAATGTCTTTAGTTCAGACGCTGGAGATGTGAAGAATCTTAAAGCATTAAAAAGAGCTTATGGAGAAAAAGAGTGGCGAGAGCTTTATATAAGAGGACATAGAATGCCCGATGAAGATTATTAA
- a CDS encoding VirB3 family type IV secretion system protein, with protein sequence MLNSFCYRELTKKPKAKGLSITSWTIWAFISFILWFLFQLYAIPVAIIILALLYTLEFFDEDIYDVIKMRFKIKSKKYFA encoded by the coding sequence GTGTTAAATTCATTTTGTTACAGAGAATTAACAAAAAAACCAAAAGCAAAAGGCTTGAGTATTACTTCTTGGACTATTTGGGCTTTTATAAGCTTTATTCTTTGGTTTTTGTTTCAACTTTATGCGATTCCTGTTGCGATTATTATTTTAGCTCTGCTTTATACATTAGAGTTTTTTGATGAAGATATTTATGATGTTATTAAAATGCGTTTTAAAATCAAATCAAAAAAATATTTTGCATAA